GACCCATGCAGCGATCAGACTGAAAAAAGGAGAGACAACTTGATATGTAACTTATCTACCCTCGGTTTACCTTTTTCAACCAAATGGATAATGGATTTACTTTAAAGAGGTATAGATGTCTATAAactagataaaaaaaaagcagtAAATTTGGCAATCGACTCCAACAAGGTCATCGGGAATCATCAAGGTCGCGGGGTTAATGGCGATTGCTGTCACTCAGCGAGACTATGGGACACAGGGGGTGACATCTGATACTTGGAATCAAAGCAGAACCCGTATCTCCACCTCTGACTTGTGCGACGTCAATGGTGAAGCTTTGAATCACGACGCGAACagccagcccccccccccctcccttcctttCTCCACCCCTCTCCCAACCTGTCGTTGCAAAGAAAAGGCTGACAAAATCCACTGTCTAGTTCACTTGGATTCTTCCAAGAATTATatcccgccccctcccccaaaacaaaacaaatccatAAACGGGCAAATAACAGAACCTAGAATTACGATCTGAACAGCTATCATCATTGCAACAGGCGGGCTGATGTAATGTCATAGTCTCGTGCAGTcagtcgaacgcagaagaagaaatgtcATAGTCTAGTCAACGTACATTTATTATTCAAAGGATTCTATTTTGACTAAGCCCTAAGGAGGAGAAAAGAGATatgacatttaaaacaaaaggccccaaacaaaaaaacacattacATAAATATTCCCCGGTTCGTGTCACACAAATCAGAAGAGTACAGAAAACACGGCATGCCAGTTAACGCCACTTGGAAGAATTTGACTGCAGAAAAATATCTAAATCAAGGAAGCTTTTTAATTCTGACAGTAAGTAGACGTAAAACACAACACTTTGACAAGAGCACctcattttgtttgtctgaaAACAACCCAAAAAGGATAAGGATATAAGGATACGGATAAGGATAAGaataagattcatatagtcctgtaaGGTTACCCTCAttgaaattcgggctgctttctcccgtATGTTAGTTAAATTTGCTGATTCATTGTCTGGGGCCAGCAAGAGCAAGACATCTCCGATCAGCGCTAGCAAGATCAAGAAATACACGATCAGTAAGATCAAGACATCCACAATCAACAAGATCAAGACATCCTCGATCAGCAAGATCAAGACATCCACAATCAACAAGATCATGAAATCTTCGATCAGCAAGATCAAGACATCCTCGATCAGCAAGATCAAGACATTTCCGATCAGCAAGATCAAGACATCTCAGATCATCAAGATCAAGACATCTCCGATCAGCAAGATCAAGACATCCACAATCAACAAGATCAAGACATCCTCGATCAGCAAGATCAAGAAATACACGATCAGTAAGATCAAGAAATACACGATCAGTAAGATCAAGAAATACACGATCAGTAAGATCAAGACATACACGATCAGTAAGATAAAGAAATACACGATCAGTAAGATCAAGAAATACACGATCAGTAAGATCAAGAAATACACGATCAGTAAGATCAAGAAATACACGATCAGTAAGATCAAGAAATACACGATCAGTAAGATCAAGAAATACACGATCAGTAAGATCAAGAAATACACGATCAGTAAGATCAAGAAATACACGATCAGTAAGATCAAGACATCCTCGATCAGCAAGATCAAGACATCCACAATCAACAAGATCAAGAAATACACGATCAGCAAGAGCAAGACATCTCCGATCAACAAGATCAAGACATCCTCGATCAGCAAGATCAAGAAATACACGATCAGTAAGATCAAGAAATACACGATCAGCAAGATCAAGAAATACACGATCAGCAAGAACAAGAAATACACGATCAGTAAGATCAAGAAATCCTCGATCAGCAAGATCAAGAAATACACGATCAACAAGATCAAGAAATACACGATCAACAAGATCAAGAAATACACGATCAACAAGATCAAGAAATACACGATCAGCAAGATCAAGAAATACACGATCAGCAAGATCAAGAAATACACGATCAGTAAGATCAAGAAATACACGATCAGCAAGATCAAGAAATACACGATCAGTAAGATCAAGAAATACACGATCAGTAAGATCAAGAAATACACGATCAGCAAGATCAAGAAATACACGATCAGCAAGATCAAGAAATACACGATCAGTAAGATCAAGACATCCACAATCAACAAGATCAAGACATCCTCGATCAGCAAGATCAAGAAATACACGATCAGTAAGATCAAGACATCCTCGATCAGCAAGATCAAGAAATACACGATCAGCAAGATCAAGAAATCCTCGATCAGCAAGATCAAGAAATCCTCGACCAGCAAGATCAAGAAATACACGATCAACAAGATCAAGACATCCTCGATCAGCAAGATCAAGAAATACACGATCAACAAGATCAAGACATCCTCGATCAGCAAGAACAAGAAATACACGATCAGTAAGATCAAGAAATACACGATCAGCAAGATCAAGAAATCCTCGACCAGCAAGATCAAGAAATACACGATCAGCAAGATCAAGAAATCCTCGATCAGCAAGATCAAGAAATACACGATCAGTAAGATCAAGAAATACACGATCAGTAAGATCAAGAAATCCTCGATCAGCAAGATCAAGAAATACACGATCAGCAAGATCAAGAAATCCTCGATCAGCAAGATCAAGAAATCCTCGATCAGCAAGAACAAGAAATACACGATCAGCAAGAACAAGAAATACACGATCAGTAAGATCCAAAAATCCTCGATCAGCAAGATCAAGAAATCCCCGACTATGACCTTCTCGTTCTTCAGACCAGCCAAGCACTGAACGAAGAGAGCCTCTAGACCTATCTAACTCCCAGCTCTCGCACTAGAAGCAGCCCGCACCCTGACGATCCAATAAGCGCAGTATGGACACAACGCGCGGCGTCAAAGCGTGGAGCACGTGCTCGAGTCGAGACAAGAGTCACCTGACACGGGCAACAGAATTAATATTTGCGCCCTCCAAGACTCCTCGGCCAACACGAGTGGAAGGAAACGGCGCACGTCACAGGCAGTGAAATGGACGCGGGCCCTTGAGGTGTTCGGGTGGAGAGGCATAGGCTGGTACGAAGTGGACACGGAGAAAGGCACGATGGTCGTTGAGTGGCGGTTTCAGTCGGAATGAAGGTGTGCCAACGAGTAACTGTCGTGACCGTCATTGCTAACTTTAGGTTGTGTGGATTGCACAGGGTCAAGAATAAATGCCGTTTAAGGGTAAAGTGTTCCTTATTTCAGCTGGGGTGTGATATTGTTCAAGGGGCGGTGGGCGGATATGTAAGAAAGAATAACGTCCCTGAACTAAAGGTATTGTGACACACACTTCAATTTTGCCTTAAAATGATCAATCGGGAGTAGGGGTCAAAGTTGAGGAAAACAAGTTGCGCCTTATAAACCCGAAAGTACGGTAAAAGACTGCTAAACATTTTTGAACGGATATTAGCATGCCACGAATTGTCGCAAAGACAGTGTAACTTAATCTTCACAGCGAACGAAAGGGACCAAACCCCCTTGACACTAACATACCCTTAGGCACACACAGAAAAGAGTAAAACCTTACTAATGAACAAAATGAATTACTGTATAAATGAAAACAATGAGTCAATGAGTGAatgtaaacataaaaacataatCCAAGAACCAGTGCATCCCTTACAATCAACTCTCCCCTCTTACCCACACACCCGTCTCCAATCACTCTCACCTAGTTGAGACCAAAAATCCTCCGactagaaaaacaaaaacaacaagaaattcctctgataggaaaaacacccccgttggtcaaagggaaataaccattctcactgccaccaactgagaaggttatttccctttgaccaacgggggtgtccgtctataagtcgttgtataattttaatccaccaataactccctaagcgtgtgtttgactggtccccatttttgtaaggaccgtctcaggaatgtatagaacctgttcaccaagtttggtgacgatcggtccgttcattcttgagatctacttgcgaacacaaacaccgccacaaacacacaaacacatcgagtgaaacctatacacacccctataccgggggtgtaaaaacaaaacacgatTGCGTGCAGAGCTACGAGTGTCAGCAAGTTCTCAATGGAAGTTCTCACGCAGGGAATGAATGGAGCCCACCCGCTACATGTACCCGTACCCGACGAATCTCCGGCAGTAATGGTATACCCGACACCCTCTCGAGGGTCTTCTTTCTCCTGAGAGTAATTCCGCGGAAAGGGGCGGAACAGGGGAACAGTGGAACATGTCTCCGGATGGAATTGTAAGCGCACAAGTATGTTCTCCGTCACCCAGTCAATGGTGGCCCTTTGCATGCAGTTTCTCGGGAGAAGTttgattctgtgtgtgtgtgtgtgtgtgtgtgcgcgcgtgtgtgtgtgtgtgtgtgtgtgtgtgtgtgcgttcgtgcgtacgtgcgtgcgtgtgtgtgtgtgtgtgtgtttttgtgtgcgtgtgtgtgtatgtatgtgtacttgcgtgtgtgtgtgtgtgtgtgtgtgtgtgtatgcacatacgtgtgtgcgtgcgagcgagcgtgcgtgcgtgcgtgcgtgtgtgttttgctgTGGCTACACCATGAAAGAGAAAGGATAACAGTCTGAACAACGACGCAGAGCAGCCACTGCAAGAAATTAAAGGAGCCTCCTCGATGATTTTTAGCATTTGTAAATATCTTTGGCTTCTTGGGATCGCCGAAAGTCTTCGTAATCCGACCAGCTTAAAAGGTCGATTTGAGCTCTATTTTCAACACGTGTATGAGAGACTGTTTTTGGATCCTAACTCGAAGTGAAAACAACTACTCGGATAATATATGATTTAGAATAAAACAAACAGGGAAAAAACACAGGAcatctctgcctgtctgtccgtctgtccgtccatctctcccaatctctttcttcctctctcttcttcttcttcatcttcttcttcttcttctctctctctctctccctctctctctctctctctctctctctctctctctctctctctctctctctctctctctctccctctctctctctttttatcggATCCGAATCCGAATCCGAATCCGAAtccgaatctctctctctctctctctctctctctctctctctctctctctctctctctctctctctctctctctctctctactttgcTTCCTCCCACGTACCCCTCACCCTTTGCCCTCTAACCTTGCAGGATTTCCACCCGGTCTCCCATGAACAACCAGTGACCTATATTCAGACGATCCTACCCGATGGCTTTACCCGTGTTGCGACAGATCCGGGAAGACCACAGAGGTCTTCCACCCGGCTAGCGACGCGATAGCGGAGGATTCCCTCATGTGGAAGAACTGTCGGTGCGGGCaagtgtctggtgtgtgtgtgtgtgtgtgtgtgtgtgtgtgtgtgtgtatgtatgtgtttgtgtgtttgagtgtgtctgtgtgtgtttgtgatattgtgagtttgcgcgtgtgtgtgtgtgtgtgtgtgtgtgtgtgtgtgtgtgtgtgtgtgtgtgtttgtgtgtttgagtgtgtctgtgtgtgtttgtgatattgtgagtttgcgtgtgtgtttgtgtgttgtctgtgcccgtgcacgtgcgtgtgtgcgtgcctgcctgcgtacgtgtctgtgtctctgtcttatctatttgtctgtctgtctgtctgtctgtctgtctgtctgtctgtctgtatgtctgtctgtctgtccgatctctgtctctctgtccgtttgtctgtctctgcatctcactgtgtttgtgtctgtgtgcctgcgTATGTCAGTCTGCCATACTGTACGCAGTGACTAGTTGAAGCATCTGCACGCGATCTTTTGTCGACGAAAACGGTGGgtcggatatatatatatatgcttacTCTTTTTGTTGTGGTAGTGTGTGAATTGTGAGTGTGCAGTAGTGCTCCCGTTAGTGGAAGtactattctctctctctctctctctctctctctctctctctctctctcatctctctctctctctctctctctctctctctctctctctctctctttctctttctctctctctctctatctctctctgtctctctctctctctgtctctctctctctcctccctccctccctcccccctccctccctccctccctccctcctccctccctccctctctctctctctctctctctctctctttctccctcccccctctctctgtggtAAATAACAAACCCCTCTTTACTGAAAAAATCACCTATTTGCCTTGTTTACCTCCCCTCGAGATACAACACCCATCCAAATATTATAAAGGCCGCACTTCACATCGTCAAAATACTATTCAGAATCCACATCGCTTTGTCTTTGCTTACACCCCGGCACCCCCCAATAAACCTCGATCAAAACATCATCATGGTATTACACGGTccatttgtctttgtctgtcgaCAGTCAAGAACATCTTCTGCTTGCGTGACTCGACCGTGCGCTTCAAGCACAGGGGAACGGAGAACATATCTCCCGAATCGATCATAGGCATGCTGTGCAGAAATAATGCAATatgcattgttgttgttgggcaCCATATTACTCATGCAGTAGAACCCTTCTTATATGATCTAAAAACAAAATCGGGCAAAATCAGGTattaaaaagggggaggggggggatctTAAAAtcgaggtaaatgtacagatgTTATGGACAGAAAAGCTGAAAACGCAAGATATTTAAAGGGAAGGAGTATTACATTAgggtgggtcttaaaaagggggggggttccgctgtactTATTAACCATCTCTTTCGTTCGGTTGAAAGCCAGGTGTACGCCAAGGGAAGTGTTTTTGTGAAACTCttgcaacgtgtgtgtgtgtgtgtgtgtgtgtgtgtgtgtgtgtgttttttaacttAAAGGGTAGTGCAAAGAAGAGTTGTGTGTAAGACAAATGGAAACAAGCATTTTTTTCATTCCTTTTTTGTAAATTCTTAACCTTCTCGCGCACTTTTTCTTATCTAACATTAATGTGGGAAATACATAAACATCAATC
This Littorina saxatilis isolate snail1 linkage group LG17, US_GU_Lsax_2.0, whole genome shotgun sequence DNA region includes the following protein-coding sequences:
- the LOC138953335 gene encoding dynein heavy chain-like; its protein translation is MLVKFADSLSGASKSKTSPISASKIKKYTISKIKTSTINKIKTSSISKIKTSTINKIMKSSISKIKTSSISKIKTFPISKIKTSQIIKIKTSPISKIKTSTINKIKTSSISKIKKYTISKIKKYTISKIKKYTISKIKTYTISKIKKYTISKIKKYTISKIKKYTISKIKKYTISKIKKYTISKIKKYTISKIKKYTISKIKKYTISKIKTSSISKIKTSTINKIKKYTISKSKTSPINKIKTSSISKIKKYTISKIKKYTISKIKKYTISKNKKYTISKIKKSSISKIKKYTINKIKKYTINKIKKYTINKIKKYTISKIKKYTISKIKKYTISKIKKYTISKIKKYTISKIKKYTISKIKKYTISKIKKYTISKIKKYTISKIKTSTINKIKTSSISKIKKYTISKIKTSSISKIKKYTISKIKKSSISKIKKSSTSKIKKYTINKIKTSSISKIKKYTINKIKTSSISKNKKYTISKIKKYTISKIKKSSTSKIKKYTISKIKKSSISKIKKYTISKIKKYTISKIKKSSISKIKKYTISKIKKSSISKIKKSSISKNKKYTISKNKKYTISKIQKSSISKIKKSPTMTFSFFRPAKH